Sequence from the Acropora muricata isolate sample 2 chromosome 10, ASM3666990v1, whole genome shotgun sequence genome:
CATTTATTTTTAGCCCCCTAAAGCCGAAGTTTGTGATTCACGGTAAAGACGGAAAGAATGTttctgcactaacctaaaatgcttatggcataaaatgaacacaagacaacaaatcatggaGAATATTGGATTGTGGGCTGCGAACAACGCCATCAATCTGATTTATTGAAGAACAATGAAAGATCACGACAAGCTAAACTAATCAAAGAATATATGAAAACGAGTAAGCGAGCcagggaggccagaaaaaacctgtcaaaaacCCCGCAGGGAAAAAAGGACAGGAAATCTGGGACGGGCCAGGCACAACTTACGTCCCCCGCCAGGACCACAAGCTTAATAGACTGCGGATATCAAAAAGCCACCAAGAATAGatacaatagataataataaacagCAAATTGCGAAGCATTCCTacaatagctcgaaatgagctATCCATAacgattaattaaataaattacaattcatTGCCAACTAACACTAGAACTAGCTATGAACAGgctaatcaaaagagaaaatatacaataatCGCAAAGGGTGTAGCTAGCTTAAAGCAAAAGCGCCTTAGAAACAGTTAAACGATCCTTAACAGTATGCTTAATGTTTATGTTTTTGGAGGAAGGAGATCTCCACCCAGCATGCATGTCCAATAAATCGCCAGGTATGCGCCTGCAAGCGGTATTAGATGCCGCACCAGACCTCATACTGTGCATACTATACTTGAAAATGTCATCGACGAAGGGCTCAACAAACTTCTTGAATTCTTGTTCTAGAGTAGCCACAGACACACCCCTACTAGCATGAAAGCATTCCCTGGCCTTAGATTTAACAATACGACGAACAAGAGGAAACGATTTACTCGACTGTGTTAGAaccttaaaggcccaccttcatccaagactcattgttgtcgtttgtttatgttttgaatctctttattgtccaaacgcgtgatctgattggctgaacgcactcaagctgttcgaaaaggccgccatctcgtcttgtactcgtcagcttgtaacgaactaatttttctaaatatacaccgaatatgtacaaaataacacaggaaaactatagaatgttttgaacagtgaacttatttacacaggcggattaacatatatgtgcaggatcccattgtaataaaaaatacgatgataacagatcttagaaggtttgaaagtttcgtgtcacacgaaattcagatttgccgaccgcgaagcgcaatgcattttgggtgaatgtgggcctttaacgATCTTTTCAGTAACACTAGCAGGACATGTAGACTACCCAAACCTGGCAAGATAGGAGGTATGACCTCccgatactgatcatttttccgTTTAGCAACATAAAAGGTCATGTGGTCGGTATTAACGACTATATCATGAAGGCTGAAGCTGCTAATTTcatcaatacgaaaaaatccatAGAAACCTAACGGAGGACGGCAAGAGAAACATCCGAACTATAGAAATTGGCAATCGCCTAAACTGTGTCCACAGACAAAGGCTCTTTCGGACGAACGGGAAGCGCCAATTTCCGTTTAGCGCCCTCGAGAGCTTATTTTACTAGGGGATGACTAACGGGGCATGATACCAGCCCAGCCATTGAGTGAGCCCACTTAATACCATGCACAACGGCTTCTACAGAGGATACACCCATATTGCTCGCAAGGCAATTGTTAGTAAGCTCCGTAATAAAAAACGCAATATGCAAAGGTTTCGCAGGAATAACCGAGACGCCAAAGACGCCCACGCGCGCCATCTCAACCAGCCCGACTTGTACTTGGTTACGGTGGACGAGGCCCGAGATTCCATCTGCAAATCAAGAAGATCAGGAACCAAACTGCGTAGCGATGGATCCTCCAAAACCGCTACTTCGTTCCAAATGCCAGACATCAGAACgtctgaaaaaacaaattacaaagtgaacgaaaagaaaacgggaaagagAAAAGCGCGCACAAGCTCCCACAGAAGGAGCCCAGAAATAGGTAATACCAAAAATACGCTAAAACTAAGGGTCACGGCAGACTAACAGCCGAGCAAAGGGGCTAAATGTCGCTAAATCAGGCTCAAAGAACATGCCAAATCAGGATAACATACACGCCAAAACAGGCTCGAAAAACaagccaaatcaggctcaaactacacgccaaatcaggctcaaagtacacgccaaatcaggctcaaagtacacgccaaatcaggctcaaactgcacgccaaatcaggctcaaactacccgccaaatcaggctcaaactacccgccaaatcaggctcaaactacccGCGAACGCGCCTATCCTTTATCGCACATTTTGCTGCGCAGAAAAGGCAACTCACCTAAAATCTAAGCGCAAAGCCAGCATTCTGAACCTCGGGCAACCTCGAAAAACAGAAGGCCGAGACGCATATATCTGTTTCTGACCGGGTCCTTCCAGCAGTAGATCGCTAATTGCAGGCAGGGCAAACACATCAACGACAAACGACTTAAACTGAGAAGACCTTTCGCGTAAGAAAAGCCAAAGAGAAGCCGACGGCCACTCTGGAATAATCAGGGTCCCGCGTCTGGAACAAGACTTGAGATGACGGACCGAGTCGATAATAACATGAACTGGGGGACACAACCAATTGTTTTCGGCGCTCCAGTCTTGAGCCAGGGCATCCACGCCACTGCACCCGGGGAAGGAAAACTTTGAGTTAAACCGTAGGAGCTGAGCGTTGTAATAGGTTGCAAAGCGGTCAACGGTGTGAGGACCCCACTTAGCAACTAGGAGACGAAAAACTGAAGGATTAATGCGCCAATTGTCCTTGTCAATGAATCTGCTGAGGAGATCAGCTTTCTCGTTCTGCGACCTGGGGATCCACTACGCTTCGAGGGAGATCCCATTTGAAAGACAGAAATCAAAAAATGCTCACAGCAACTGACTCGAGGTGGACTTTGGAGCTCCCGACAGAAACTATTCTCGCAGCTCCCTGATTGTCCGTGAAAACCTTGACTCTTCTCCACTTTAGTCGCTCCGCACAGGAcaataaaaacataataaatggctttcaactCACGAAACGGAGAGCTCTGACCGAGGTCTTTAGCAGTGAACATACCGCTGGCCGTCACGCTATCCAAGGAGGCCGAGAAATAACCGAAACCAACGTCGCTAGAACAAATAACCGTCGACGAGTCCGGGGGAGGCCGAGGAGAATAGCCGTTAAAAACGAATCAATGTTACAGTACCAGAATCTTAACATCTTCAAAACAGCCGAGGAAAAATGAAGGGTGTGGTCCCACGCCGAACGGGATTCTATTGCCAGGTACATTTGCCGGGTAAATAGACGTGATAACGGCCCTACCGCCAGGGCTACAGAAATTAGAGAACCAGCGATCCTAGCTAATTCGCGATACGAGGGAGACTTATCACGAATCGCAGAGCTCAGAAGACTCTTGAGCTTTCGCACCTTAGCTTCCGGGATCTGAAAAGTCATGGGAACAGTATTAATCACGAAACCCAGCCATTCGCCAATTTGCACGGGATCCCAATGGGATTATCCTCATTCACGAGAAAACCCGAAGAGTTAAGCTCTCTCTTTTGAATAACGGCGGCTGCCGCGGCGGAACACTGATCCGGCTGACTACCGAACCAATCATCGAAATAAACAAAACTGCTATGACTCATCGATCTCCAACGCTTGACTAAGGGTCGCAACAATTtcgtgaaacaaaaacaagcgcTACTAAGGCCAAAAGGCAAAACTGCAAAAGTAAAATATCTCGGCACACCATTGAAGCGCCAAGAAAAACCGAGATAGGTCTGGTGCTCCACACAGATATCCACATGGTGATACCATGACTTGAGATCCCATGTAAAAACCCAGTGCCCCTCTTCGAGGACTTGAGATAGTGAGCGAAGGTCTTCATACTTAAACTTAAACCTCACCAGGAAGTTATTAACATGCCTGAGGTCGATGACCAAACGAAACTTGTTCCCTTTAACTACTGACAATGGGTTAACGCAAAATGGCGCACTGTGCTCAACAATGCAATCGTTCTCTAAAAGCTCGCAGGTGGCTACATTACAAACTCAGGATGCTGAAAAGCCGATCTATATTAGCCAAAAACATGGGGGCGGATATCACGCGAAAGGAAGCCTACAGTGATAATGTCAACAACACACTCAGAAGCGTGAAGGGTCGACTTCCAAAAATCAACAGCGGCACTTGACCGGCCTTTAACACCACAGCTGgtgtttacaaaattaaactcgccgcaatttccagaaaacaaacaagaaaaatcaaacttaACTCAATGTCTATGCATACAGGCCTCCGAGCTCGAGTCGACGTCTAGTCACGCGCGGCGAGATTCATTCTGCGACGCAACAGACTTAAAACAGAAGGCACTCTAATGAACCAGTTCCCTACGCtctaaaataaacaaaggcaaaaaattaaagttctgtatgcgatggcgttcacagacccgaagaacgaatctaaattaccaacaaacttaTATAACGCTATGCAAATAACTTGACACCGAAGAACATACACAAACACTTACTAACGAACATAGCATTCCAAcggaacgtgcagaaaacaaatatctgcttaaCTACGTATCGCAGATATTTTAATAATCTTGTTTTGTGCTCGAAAAATACTAGGCGTCATTTTCTtaataaagaaattcttgtcagGCTGCTCTTCAGATGAAATTGataaacaatttcttttttattatcgGAATGAGGCAAGGTCTAAAGTACGATACTTTTTAAGGGCCGACGATTTCTACGGGCGATTAAACTCAATCGCCAGTAATCTAACCGAGTGGTGGTAGAAATCTCAGTAGCCTTTTACTACCTAGAaacttttgcaaattttataaagGCAACCAACAAGACGTTTGGGTTAAATATCTGTTCGGGCGAGTGAAACTGCCTAAGATTTTCGGATTCCAAGTCTACCAAAACCTATAGTCTTGGTAACTGAAGCACCGCCTAAAAGGTTCGAAACCGTGGACAAATAGTCTCTAACGTTTTCGAAAGGGTGATATTTGCTATTTCTGGCACTCAAAAGGTGAGCTAGCATTTTCGTGAAGCAAATCGTTCCCTAGGAATTTCGTGGGAAGTAAATTTTAGCTCGGAATTTCTGAAAGGAAGATTTCATTCCCTAAAATTTTCGGACACGAATTTTTAGCTAAGAAATCCTAACAGATCAAGTTCTTCTAGCGAATAAAAACATCTCTTTAACAGTCTTTATACATTCCAAGGAACTTAGAAATGTCTCTCTACAGCTTTTAGTTGAATTTGCTCGTCGGGTGCCTTTGATTTTACTCTAACGTAACATTAAAGATGAGCGTGTCTGCTTTCGAGTACTGTTGTAAGCGCTATGTGTTTACGTGCGAGTTGCCACTTGAGCCAGGGCCAAACTAAAACACAAGTCCATGATTATAAGAGTTATTAGGGTGGGTTGAAACACATTTTCAGCTCGTACCAGAGTCGACAAGCGTGAGTGAGAACTCGGGctaaaagagagaaaacttcGGACTACTGCCTTGGAAAATTGGAGCAGATTAAACTTTGATGAAAGCATTCGACAATCAACGAGAGTCGCGGAGAGCGCATATTTTTCTCGAGCCAAACGAGACTGGGAGTTTCAACGCTCGTCAGCTTTTATCGAAAACAGTTTTCTATTTGATTCGACTGGATATCTTGGTCATGAGTGGATTCAGTTGAACATAGTCCATTTGAGCCGCTCATAGTTAAGTCGTCAGTAAAAAATGCGCGCAAGTCGCCGCTGTGATAaacgacaacatttttggacCACTGGACTCAATTGGCCTGCGATTCTCATGGAACTggtatatttaaaaaaaaaaccgtttgattttcttttcatttgttttgcaTAGCTTCTCTGAACGTCTTCCATTATGGTTTCACTTCAAGGATAAGGCAAACTGCTTCTCCTGAATAGAACTAATGCAGCAATATGTCTAGCCTGGGCATTGGCTCAGAATTCCACCTTTCAGAAAATGTGTACTACAGGTGTTTGATTCTCGCAGTTTGATCGATGCATTATTCAATCAGATACTCCCGAAGAGGCTGTTCGATAACCATATGGAACAAAGCTGTTTTAAACAGAGTGAAGAGTTATTTCATTACTTGTGATAAACATCCCATGGCAAATACGATCACAATGTAAAGCGGCAAAGCTGAAAACAGTTTCATCTTGGATTCGCTTAATTCGCGTAAGGCTTTAAACTGATACCTTTCCTTCTTAGAGAAAAGTAGCTTTGGAAAGACCATTGATTGAAGGAAAGTATTTGCTCAATCTCAAAATCGGAAAGCTCTTTCTGGTAAATTTATGTTTATttgttgattttgattttgGCTCTCGGCTAAAATTATATTTTGCGCTTGTCGCTTGTGCTTTTCACTTTTCACTCATTGATTAAGGAAAATGGCTCaacttcaaaaacaaaatgctaTTGCTATTTCAATTTAATTTGATGTTTAATTTCTGTTATAGTTGATCGCTTTGACCATATTAAAATCATGTTTTATGAAGTCATGACCGAGGTAGGAGCGAAGCGTGTGTTGTTAATCAATTCTTCTCTGAGTAGCTATGCAAAACGAAAATCTGCTAAGCGCAAGGTTTTCGCTACTTGCTcgtttttgtttcgtttcctcagaaacaaagaaatggtaCTATGTATTTTACCGTTTAAGAGTGATTTACCCACATTACGGGTATGAGTAACGCTTGTAGTTTACAAGGTAACCATGTTCAGCAAAAATAACTtgttcaaattaaatttaatttcgTGTCACGGAAACAAAAGGCACAGGGCGAAATGATTGCCTACTAAATGGTTCTAAGTCAAATTGAAACGATGTGTTCTACAGGAGGAACGAAAATATCTCTTTCCGGGCTCGATTTAAATGTTAGTAAGATCACAGCTACGGCGCCATAATTTTGGTCAATCAAAACAGGTTTTCATATGTCGGGAAAATCCCAGACGGTCCTACAGGAGGAACGAAAATATCTCTTTCCGGGCTCGATTTAAATGTTAGTAAGATCACAGCTACGGCGCCATAATTTTGGTCAATCAAAACAGGTTTTCATATGTCGGGAAAATCCCAGACGGTCTGGGATTTTACTGTTTTCCGACCGTCCCGGCCCAGATTTTGCCGACTAATGAaaactcaaaaaaaaattgtagataTCCCCGATCGTCTGGGATGAACGGGGACAGATCTGGAGAATCGGGAGCGTTTCTATTTTCCCGACGCGTCCCAGATTTCTGCGATGGTCGGCGATCATTCCCGACAAATGAAAACTCAAGTTTGTATCGTCGGGGACGTCGGCGTACGTCGGCAATGGATCTCGCCTATTACTAATCCCCTAAATTGCTGGGCTCCAGTCCCCGTCAAATTCATGATCGGGAAAATCTGGGACAGACCGCTGGCGAATATCCGATATATCGGCAAAATCTGGGATGGTCGGCAAAAAGTAAAATCCCCGTTCGTTTGGGATTTTCCCGAcatatgaaaaccaggctttatcaGGAATAACAATGTCGCTCGCCTGGCTGTCACGGTTAACGGGAAAAGAACACGCACTTGAGCGCTTGGACAAAACTATAGATGCGATATACTGTGGAAGGTAACTAATTGCATGCAGGTAGATCCTCCAACAGAGTATATAtgtaattagtataaatttactcgtagtctatcgtgaatctttgaatctgattggctatattactcgtagactatctgctgatagtctacagttgtgaatagccaatgaaaatcggctattttgaacacgtgatgcctgtttcacacctcagtgcatatcacgcgcagtgtttgaaacctctgaattgccgatgtaaacacaataaaacattttttcctaaaggttactttacgtttttatgcaatgagactacgagtaaatactactcgccctcgttttctacgagcgatagtcaactcggctgcgcctcgttgactatctgctcgtagaaaactcgggctcgtagtctaattgttaattagtatataccacacaagtgaatagtgctctatagtgcttttggcgcgccttgattggctagcccggaggtgattatccaagtactattcacctccgagaagcccaagagaaacaaaatggtttcCCGTTTCGTttcgatttccgaaaaggaaattctttcagtgaacgaggaggctgtaccgaaaaacacaaaaatggcaacaaagtttggtgtaacagtatttaatggtaagttatttaatctctccagtctcatattctaaggcgaaaaatcaaaatacaatgccttgtgtACGAAACCTGTCGAGCACttaaatcacaatgaaaacaatgaaacatctaatgtttttcagcttggtttcaacaacaagaggaatttaagtccaccattgaggaaatgactccgcagcaacttaacaagtgtcTGCGAAAGTTTTATTTGTCCGCACGAAGGCGAGAAGGAACTTTTTACAACAAAAAATCGCTCACCGCTATTTGGGCAGCCCTTGATCGgcacctgagaagtccaccgctgaataagcctttttccattatcGGAGACCCTCTTTTtacagaagcaaacaaaaccctcagcaattatttgaaaactctCAGCAAAAGAGGCGACATAGCTCCGACAGCCCATAAGCAAGCGCTAACAAAAGAGGTAGTTGAAAAGCTGTACGATGGAGGAGAGCTCGTCGAGTTTGACACGCTTAATCCTGGAAAATTACAACAAACCGCTTGGTTCTTTATCAGCCTTTTCCTCGGCAAAAGAGGCAGGGAAAACCAGCATACCATGAAGAAAAACATGCTTGCCTTGAGGAAAACACCAGCTGGCGAAGAATACTACGAAGTGAGCAACGAGCGAGGAGCTGTGTTGGCTACAAAGAACCATCAAGGTGGTCTTGATGACCCAGATGACGAATCCAACggaaaaatttttgaaaggttCAGCTCCAAGCGGTGTCCAGTAAAGCTCATCTCGAAATATCTCAGCCACCTAAATCCGGAATCCAGTAATCTTTTTCAAAGGCCAAGAAGTCCTTGCAAGTCATTCAATCCTGCCAAAAGATGAAGTGTGGTTCTGCTCAGTTCCACTGGGTCATAATTCGCTTGAAAACATGCTACGCGCTATGACCTCAAGAGCAGGAATACAGCCGTATTTGACGAATCACGCCATCAGGGCAACCACTGTGACCGTTTTATCAGCAGCAAATTACGAAAGTCGACACATAAAGGCAATAACTGGTCACCAAAGCGAAGCAAGTATTGAGAGTTACAGCAACACTCCTACATTCCACCAATTTAAAGCGATGTCGAACGCGATTGCTGACTTTGTGGATTCAGGCTGCTCTTCGGTAGATCCATCAGCTTCTCTTGTGGTTGAGAGCACTAGAATGAAAGCTGCGTCATCCTCAATCCATTCAACATCGTCATCTCCGGATGAAAGCAACGATAGAAAATCCGTTGA
This genomic interval carries:
- the LOC136930400 gene encoding uncharacterized protein, translating into MRYTVEAWFQQQEEFKSTIEEMTPQQLNKCLRKFYLSARRREGTFYNKKSLTAIWAALDRHLRSPPLNKPFSIIGDPLFTEANKTLSNYLKTLSKRGDIAPTAHKQALTKEVVEKLYDGGELVEFDTLNPGKLQQTAWFFISLFLGKRGRENQHTMKKNMLALRKTPAGEEYYEVSNERGAVLATKNHQGGLDDPDDESNGKIFERFSSKRCPVKLISKYLSHLNPESSNLFQRPRSPCKSFNPAKR